Below is a genomic region from Flavobacterium ginsengisoli.
AAATCAACAAAAGCAGATGCTTCTAAAGCATATTTTTTATCCAATTGCATATAATTGAACTGAGAATCTGGGCTAGTTGGTTTTACAACTCCCGGATTGAAATTATAATACAAACCATCAACACCATAATTGATTTTAAATTTCTCAGACTGCTGAAGATTCCAATTGTATTTCAATCCGTAACTCTGAATGTTGCTGTCCCATTTAAAGCTTTCAATCGGAATTTCTAAATTAAATCTGTAATCACTATAGAACGTTGATAAATTACTGCTTAAGCGATCAGAAAATTTATGTTTCCAGCTCAAAATTCCCATTGTGCTTCCATAAGTGCTTGCAAAACGATCATTAATATCGAATACGTCATTTCCGAAATAACCAGAAAATGAAAGCGTGTTTTTGGCGTTAAAACGATAGTTCAGCTTTGTATTCAAATCATAAAACATTGCTGAGTTATTATTATCAGCCAATTTCATAAATAAATGTGCATAAGAAGCACGCCCAGAAAGAATAAAAGAACCTTTTTCTTTTTGCAACGGACCTTGAACTAAAAGACGGCTCGAAATAATCCCGATTCCTCCATTAACTTTATACTCTTCAAAATCTCCCGTTTGTTGCGTAACATCTAAAACAGAAGAAACGCGTCCTCCAAATTTTGACGGAATTCCTCCTTTGTATAAATCTAAACCGTTTACGATATCAGCATTAAAAATAGAAAAGAACCCGAACATATGCGAATCTGCATAAACAGGAGCACCATCTAAAAGAATCAAATTCTGATCGGCAGCACCACCGCGAACATTAAAGCCAGAAGAAGCTTCTCCAGCATTGGTAACACCAGGCAAAGTCAAAATCGATTTTAAAGGATCGGCTTCTCCCATTGCAACTGGAATTTTTTTGATTTCCTGCATAGAAAGCCTGTTAACACTCATTTGGGTTGTTTTAATGTCAACTGCTTTATTATTCATTACAATAACTTCTCCCAATTGCTGACTGTCAGAATCGATGTTGAAATTAACCTTAGTGTCATCAGAAACAGAAACTCGTTTTTCTTCATTTTTAAATCCAACATAACTTACCTGAACGGTATAATTTCCATTTGGAACATCGATGCTATATTTTCCGTTAGGATCTGTTACAACACCAGTTTCGAGTTCTTTAATGTAGACATTAGCGCCAATAACAGGTTGTCTTTCGTCATCAAGAACGTGGCGGTTAGCTTGCTTTTTTTTTGGCAGGCTTTTGAGTTTGTTGCACTTTCTGTTTAACAAAAATATTGTTACCAACTACAGAAAATTGTACAGACGAAATTTTATTCAATTCCGTAATAAGACTGCTGATTTCAATATTCTTAAAAGTATTTTTCTGAGTAAAATACTTTTTATTGGTATCAATTTGATCAGTAAAAGCAAATTTAAGATCGGTTTGATTTTCGATCTGTTTAAAGAATTCTTTTAAAGTTACATTTTGGTCAACAGTTACGGTAACGCTTTGAGCAGACATACACAAACTGAATAAAAAAAAGCATGCTGAAATTATATGCTTCATGAAATTTTGTATTTTTGAATATTATTAAATGGATAACTTGATGTTATCCTGAACATTAAGGAGGATGTGGAGTTTCGCGGCTTACAT
It encodes:
- a CDS encoding TonB-dependent receptor, whose amino-acid sequence is MLNRKCNKLKSLPKKKQANRHVLDDERQPVIGANVYIKELETGVVTDPNGKYSIDVPNGNYTVQVSYVGFKNEEKRVSVSDDTKVNFNIDSDSQQLGEVIVMNNKAVDIKTTQMSVNRLSMQEIKKIPVAMGEADPLKSILTLPGVTNAGEASSGFNVRGGAADQNLILLDGAPVYADSHMFGFFSIFNADIVNGLDLYKGGIPSKFGGRVSSVLDVTQQTGDFEEYKVNGGIGIISSRLLVQGPLQKEKGSFILSGRASYAHLFMKLADNNNSAMFYDLNTKLNYRFNAKNTLSFSGYFGNDVFDINDRFASTYGSTMGILSWKHKFSDRLSSNLSTFYSDYRFNLEIPIESFKWDSNIQSYGLKYNWNLQQSEKFKINYGVDGLYYNFNPGVVKPTSPDSQFNYMQLDKKYALEASAFVDFENQITEKLNFRYGLRYSMFYRLGDETISTYENGQAVVYNPLYNIYEEGTPNGSITYGKGKTISKFNNFEPRVALSYAFNDETSIKASYNRMAQYIHILSNTQSPLPMSIWTPSGPFTKPQLLDQYAMGYFRNFKDGDYSLETELFYKNVQNRIDYIDGADVLANNNIEQVILNGKARSYGMELLFRKNTGVFTGWVSYTLSRAEQKTPGRTPEEPGIANGNWYLSGYDKLHNLSIVGSYELNPKWSFNSNFTLQSGQPVTYPNGYYEMGGIHVPNYSLRNENRLPLFHHLDLAATYTPKPDKKKGWQSYWVFSLYNVYNRKNATSMSFTTNEDTGANETRRLSIFGIVPGVTYNFKF